From a region of the Streptomyces venezuelae genome:
- a CDS encoding FAD-binding oxidoreductase: MQDPSLYPDLKAVLEELQQALGAERVRHDAAAPLPPDPNVSAFAPRDTRAVLRPGSVADVRALAGAFHQAKAAGAGLPGLQPVSTGRNWGLGSKEPAAGPVVRVELDGLDALRALDTEAGYAVVEPGVTQKELSELLAGTDRMLNVTASSGHTSVLGNTVDRGVGLRHQRTQDLLGLEVVLPDGAIAHIGWWPGDGVHGKGDGFNPLGLGPSLLHLFTQSDLGIVTAAVVRLLPRPRRQSTVRAGFHRETLHQAVDALRTWKANGLIAGVIKVYDTASTATYGGGDTAGGYVAHLSVEGTERSAAALKSALLAEMAETGLFTSVSSSDEEAPADEDVVAHVVHAAYRGSVAHNERMLASATGAAAERVDADGNGWLFFLPFLPFDGASVVRALDILDRIHLATGIRPGSTVNALDADVIDLVVSFPFDRATQTEAAHRALDLAHLWFGEAGLRPYRLDSGHARAVTGTAGGAEAALQRALREAVDPYGVMAAGRYA; encoded by the coding sequence ATGCAAGACCCGTCCCTGTACCCGGATCTCAAGGCCGTACTGGAAGAACTCCAGCAGGCCCTCGGCGCGGAGCGCGTACGGCACGACGCCGCCGCACCGCTGCCGCCGGACCCCAACGTCTCCGCGTTCGCCCCGCGCGACACCCGTGCCGTCCTGCGGCCCGGTTCGGTCGCCGACGTACGCGCCCTGGCCGGCGCCTTCCACCAGGCCAAGGCCGCCGGCGCCGGACTCCCCGGCCTGCAGCCCGTCTCCACCGGCCGCAACTGGGGGCTCGGCTCGAAGGAGCCGGCGGCCGGTCCCGTCGTACGCGTCGAACTGGACGGGCTCGACGCCCTGCGCGCCCTCGACACCGAGGCGGGCTACGCGGTCGTCGAGCCGGGCGTCACCCAGAAGGAACTCTCCGAACTGCTGGCCGGTACGGACCGGATGCTGAACGTCACCGCGTCCTCGGGCCACACCAGCGTCCTGGGCAACACCGTGGACCGCGGGGTGGGCCTGCGCCACCAGCGCACGCAGGACCTGCTCGGCCTGGAGGTCGTCCTGCCCGACGGTGCGATCGCCCACATCGGCTGGTGGCCCGGCGACGGCGTGCACGGCAAGGGCGACGGTTTCAACCCGCTCGGGCTCGGCCCCAGCCTGCTGCACCTGTTCACCCAGTCCGACCTCGGCATCGTCACCGCCGCCGTGGTCCGGCTGCTGCCACGCCCGCGCCGGCAGAGCACCGTCCGCGCGGGATTCCACCGCGAGACGCTGCACCAGGCCGTGGACGCGCTGCGCACCTGGAAGGCGAACGGCCTGATCGCGGGCGTGATCAAGGTGTACGACACCGCTTCGACGGCCACGTACGGCGGCGGGGACACCGCCGGCGGCTACGTCGCCCACCTGAGCGTGGAGGGCACCGAGCGCTCGGCCGCCGCCCTCAAGTCGGCCCTGCTGGCCGAGATGGCCGAGACGGGCCTGTTCACCTCGGTCAGCTCCAGCGACGAGGAGGCGCCCGCCGACGAGGACGTCGTCGCCCACGTGGTGCACGCGGCCTACCGCGGCTCGGTCGCGCACAACGAGCGGATGCTCGCCTCGGCCACCGGCGCGGCCGCCGAGCGCGTGGACGCCGACGGCAACGGCTGGCTGTTCTTCCTGCCGTTCCTGCCCTTCGACGGCGCCTCGGTGGTCCGGGCCCTGGACATCCTCGACCGCATCCACCTGGCGACCGGCATCCGGCCCGGGTCCACCGTCAACGCGCTCGACGCCGACGTCATCGACCTCGTCGTGTCCTTCCCCTTCGACCGCGCGACGCAGACCGAGGCCGCCCACCGGGCGCTGGACCTCGCCCACCTCTGGTTCGGCGAGGCGGGGCTGCGCCCCTACCGCCTCGACTCCGGCCACGCGCGCGCCGTCACCGGTACGGCCGGCGGCGCCGAGGCCGCCCTGCAGCGCGCGCTGCGCGAGGCCGTCGACCCGTACGGGGTCATGGCCGCCGGCCGCTACGCATGA
- a CDS encoding acyl-CoA dehydrogenase family protein — protein MTTTLPYVPDTAEAILDRARALVPVLRENSPRIEAARRLPEDIVELLRGAGVFRAAMPRTWGGPELTSMQQAELLEILSAGDVSVGWCAMIGMDSGIYSGYLDDEVARGMWPTLDMANSGWIYPQGKAVRVPGGFRVTGRWKFGSGSSHCDWLGAGVHVFGEDGEPETDPVTGAARHWRVMIARPGDYEFHDTWHTTGLAGSGSQDYSCTGLFVPEERSFSFAEPRRTGPLHATPDAILRKMPGIPLGMARAALDHVRELAAGRTDRETGTPWREDHRIQSAIARLEGELIAARAGVYSTLQVQWDALAAGDVLGDDARVATAIARRHAFRTARSIVHELFDLVGGSSVYKPNPLDRWLRDANTMCQHAVAQDSVLQLTGNVLLGGSSTSPFF, from the coding sequence ATGACGACGACGCTGCCGTACGTACCCGACACCGCCGAGGCGATCCTGGACCGCGCCCGTGCGCTGGTGCCCGTCCTGCGGGAGAACTCCCCGCGCATCGAGGCCGCACGCCGGCTGCCCGAGGACATCGTCGAACTGCTCCGCGGGGCCGGTGTGTTCCGCGCCGCGATGCCCAGGACGTGGGGCGGCCCGGAGCTCACCTCGATGCAGCAGGCCGAGCTCCTGGAGATCCTCTCCGCCGGCGACGTCTCCGTCGGCTGGTGCGCGATGATCGGCATGGACTCCGGCATCTACTCCGGCTACCTCGACGACGAGGTCGCCCGCGGCATGTGGCCCACCCTCGACATGGCCAACTCCGGCTGGATCTACCCGCAGGGCAAGGCCGTCCGGGTGCCCGGCGGTTTCCGGGTCACCGGCCGCTGGAAGTTCGGCTCCGGCTCCTCGCACTGCGACTGGCTGGGTGCCGGCGTCCACGTCTTCGGCGAGGACGGCGAGCCGGAGACCGACCCGGTGACCGGTGCCGCACGCCACTGGCGGGTGATGATCGCCCGCCCCGGCGACTACGAGTTCCACGACACCTGGCACACCACCGGTCTGGCCGGCTCCGGCTCGCAGGACTACTCCTGCACCGGCCTGTTCGTGCCCGAGGAGCGTTCCTTCTCCTTCGCCGAGCCCAGGCGGACCGGCCCGCTGCACGCCACGCCGGACGCCATCCTGCGCAAGATGCCGGGCATCCCGCTCGGCATGGCGCGTGCCGCACTGGACCACGTGCGCGAACTGGCCGCCGGGCGGACCGACCGCGAGACGGGCACCCCCTGGCGCGAGGACCACCGGATCCAGTCGGCGATCGCCCGCCTGGAGGGGGAGCTGATCGCCGCCCGTGCCGGTGTCTACAGCACCCTGCAGGTGCAGTGGGACGCGCTCGCCGCCGGCGACGTCCTGGGCGACGACGCCCGCGTGGCCACCGCGATCGCCCGGCGCCACGCCTTCCGCACGGCCCGCTCCATCGTCCACGAGCTCTTCGACCTCGTCGGTGGATCGTCCGTCTACAAGCCCAATCCGCTGGACCGGTGGCTGCGCGACGCCAACACCATGTGCCAGCACGCCGTCGCCCAGGACTCGGTGCTGCAGCTCACCGGCAACGTGCTGCTGGGCGGCTCCTCCACCTCCCCGTTCTTCTAG
- a CDS encoding chorismate mutase, protein MATADGVPSVRAVRGATTVAEDTPRHIAAATRALVAELLVRNGLEREAVISLLFTCSPDLTSDTPALALREEGWEVPALCAADTAWAGAPGRTVRVLAHVTSFGPLAPVYLGDSAPTRPAQSPA, encoded by the coding sequence GTGGCAACCGCAGACGGCGTGCCGTCCGTACGGGCCGTGCGCGGCGCGACCACGGTGGCCGAGGACACCCCCCGGCACATCGCCGCCGCCACCCGCGCGCTCGTCGCCGAACTCCTGGTCCGCAACGGCCTGGAGCGCGAGGCCGTGATCAGCCTGCTGTTCACCTGCAGCCCGGACCTCACCAGTGACACCCCGGCCCTCGCGCTGCGCGAGGAGGGCTGGGAGGTGCCCGCGCTGTGCGCGGCCGACACCGCCTGGGCCGGCGCCCCGGGCCGCACCGTACGCGTCCTGGCCCACGTCACCTCGTTCGGCCCGCTCGCACCCGTCTACCTCGGTGACTCCGCGCCCACCCGTCCCGCGCAGTCCCCCGCGTAG